The sequence below is a genomic window from Flavobacterium lipolyticum.
GCCGAAAAGCAGATGAATACCTTGTTAAATCAATAGCGGAATCATTATTACATACGATGGACAATAAAGATATTTACGATGAAGATTTAATTATTCACTACGTAAACGCACTTATTGTTATTGCTGCCCGAAACATTGCGAAAATAAAACCCTCAGGTGTAAAGGAGAGTGCTGATAAAAGGGTTTTGGAAATTATCAATTACATTCAGACGAATATCTTTTATCCGCAAAAACTAAAAGTGTTGGTAATGGCCAAGAAGTTTGATATATCAGATACTTATTTGGGGAGCTATTTTAAAAATCATAGTGGAGAAACGATTCAGTCTTTTGTTTCAAATTATAAGATCCGATTGATTGAGCATCGGCTAAGTTTTAGTGATATGAGAATTAATGAAATTGTGGATGAGTTTGGTTTTTCCGATGAAAGTCATCTTAATAAGTTTTTTAAGAAACATAGAAATGTTAGTCTGACTGCATACAGAAAGGCTAAGGTTTCAGTGAATTAATTTTTCTAACGAAAAAAATATCTTTAAAAAGGGGCATTAAAAAAGCCGAAGAAAATCTCCGGCTTGTAATTTTTTATTTCTTTAAGACCTTAAAAAGTAGTCAAAGTTTTTAATTCAGCAATAGTCTGAGTTGGGTTTTCGGCTTTAAAAACAAAGCTTCCGGCAACCAGAACATCAGCACCGGCTTCTACTAATTGTTTGG
It includes:
- a CDS encoding AraC family transcriptional regulator; this translates as MRKENLHQLVEVIYKRADQCPLVNSQLSFFQMVYVISGSGLLHINGNAISYQTGNLMLLTPNDCYSFDIVNTTEFLLVKLNSEYAKEYKSKSIDHVECLFHYASHLSGCILSRKADEYLVKSIAESLLHTMDNKDIYDEDLIIHYVNALIVIAARNIAKIKPSGVKESADKRVLEIINYIQTNIFYPQKLKVLVMAKKFDISDTYLGSYFKNHSGETIQSFVSNYKIRLIEHRLSFSDMRINEIVDEFGFSDESHLNKFFKKHRNVSLTAYRKAKVSVN